The DNA sequence AGATGATGATGTAGATGGCCGACAACTTACGGCCTTTGAACCAGTATTGGTCACCACCGTTGGCATCTTCTGCCAAGGCGTTTTTCTTCAGCTGGAAGAACATTACAATCCATAATGCTACATAAAGCACCATACGAACCACAAAGAATGGGAAGTTCAGGAATACCTTTTTACCATCCAGGATAGGATCGTATTCAGGGGTTCCCTTCACATAAAGGTACTCGTGCGTCCAGTGGAACAAATCATGGTTGGCTACCACAGAGATGATCACCAACAAGATTGCACCAATTGGCAACCAGTTACCCATCGCCAAAGGAATACGCTGAACGGGCGCCGACCAACCTGCCTGAGCGGCATATTGTACAGCAAAGAACAGAATACCTGCGGCTGCGATTCCCAAAAAGAATACGGCATTATGCCATAATGAGGCTTTCACGCGCTTGGTCCAGGAGAATTCCTCGTGGTGACCACCAGCGGCGTGCTCATCGCCATGCGAAGCGTCAGCATGTGCGCCATGCGCATCATGTCCTGCAGTTTGCTCCACCTTCGGAGCGTGATCAGCATGGGCGTCGTGATGACCACCACCCATAATGCCCATCGCAAAACCGATGATCAAAAACAGGATACCGGCAATGGCCACCCCGATCAACGGTTTTTTAACTGCAGCGCTAAAGTCAAATTTTTCAGTCATGATGTTAGCTATTTCTTAGGCAAGGCCGAAGCCCTGCCGTTGTTTCAAAAAAATTATTGTTTTTGCAGTTGCTGAACGTAAGTAACAATCTCCCAACGCTCCTTCTGATTCAGCTGAGAAGCGTGAGCACCCATACGTCCTTTACCGTGCGTGATCACATGGAAAATATGACCTTCGGAAACTTCTGCCACACGACCTTTAGAATAAGAAGGCACCCCTTTGAATACCTTACCTACTTTACCGTCGCCTTGCCCGGCACCACCATGGCACTGCACACAGAACTTGTTATAAAGGGCACGGCCATTCTCTACCATTGCTTCGGTTTTCTCGAATGGGTTCGTTACCACTTTACCGGCATATTCCAGGCTGTCGGCAGGCAAACGATAAGGCAACAAGCCGTTTTCGTCGCGCTTCACCGTACCGGCCACAGGCTCCCTCATGTTCATGTTGTTCGGGTTGTTTACGTTGGAGTTAAAAAACTCCCCTAAACCATCCTCACGGGTAGAAAGCCATGATCCTGCCTCTTTGTTATCAATTTGCTTGAGTGGCTCATAAGCTACAGAGTGGTACATATTTGGTGCATATTCCACTCCTTGGTTATCGCCATCAGCCATGGTACAACCGAACATTGCGGTTGCTGCCAAGGCACTCATCCATAATGTGTTCCAACTAAACCGCATATTCTTCTTGTTGTTTTTCGTTGTTCAAACCACGATTGCTGTCATTGACCTCCGAAGCACCGGAATCTTTGATAATCTGGCGAAGCACTTCTTCGTCCATTTTATTCTTGTCCAAATCAACAATCATCACATGCTTGTCATCCGTTTGGCGCACGTCGTAAACTTCTGCCGTGGCGTAAGGCTTCAGCCCCACCATCACGAAGAAAGTCCCTACCATGCCAAAGGCCGCCAATAGTACCGTCAGCTCAAAAGTAACGGGAATAAAATCCGGGAATGCGATATGATCTTTACCACCAATAATCATTGGCCAGTCAATTCCCATCATATAGGTCATCATCAAAAGTGCCAGCGTAGTGCCGAGTCCTCCGAAAAGGAAAGCAGCGATAGGCAAGCGAGAACGCTCGTAACCCAAAGCGTGCTCAAGCCCGTGCACAGGGAAAGGTGTAAACACCTCATAGATTTTGACATTATTGTCACGCACCTTCTTCACTCCGTGAAGTAGCACGTCCTCATCATCATAGATGCCGATCAAATAATTCTTTGGAGCACTCATATTATTTCTTGTCAGCGATTTCACCAGAAGAAGATTTCAAAACAGACTTCACCTCCGCCATATTAATTACCGGGAAGAACTTCGCGAAAGCAAAGAACAGGGTAAAGAACAGACCGAATGTGAACAGGTAGAAGCCTACGTCATACCGCGTTGGGTAGAACATTGCCCACGATGAAGGCAGGAAGTCACGGTGCAAAGACGTTACGATAATCACGAAACGCTCAAACCACATACCGATGTTCACGATGATCGACAAAATGAATGTCAGCTTCAATGAACGACGAACTCTCTTAAACCAAAAAGCTTGAGGAGATATAACATTACATGCCATCATTGACCAGTAAGCCCACCAATAAGGACCAGTCATACGGTTAATAAATGCATATTGCTCGGCTTCTACACCTGAGTACCATGCCACGAAGAACTCCGTGATGTAGGCACAACCTACGATAGAACCGGTCGTGATAATCACGTAGTTCATGTACTCGATGTGCGTCATGGTGATGTAGTCTTCCAATTTATACACCTTACGGGTAACCAACATCAGCGTCAATACCATCGCAAAACCAGAGAAAATTGCTCCGGCTACAAAGTATGGCGGGAAGATGGTAGTATGCCATCCAGGAATAACAGAAGTCGCAAAGTCAAAAGATACAATGGTGTGTACCGACAATACCAATGGTGTTGCCAGACCAGCCAAGATCAATGAAACGGCTTCATAGTGCATCCAGGCTTTAGCTGAACCACTCCAGCCCATAGACAAGGCACCGTAGATGGCTTTAGAGATTGGGTTCTTTGCACGGTCACGGATGGTTCCGAAATCAGGAATCAAGCCGATGTACCAGAATACCAGCGATACCGAGAAATAAGTCGAGATCGCGAAAACGTCCCACAAAAGTGGCGAGTTGAAGTTCACCCAAAGTGAACCAAAGGTATTCGGTAAAGGCAAAGCCCAAAGAAAACCGATCCATACACGGCCCATGTGAACCAATGGGAACATGGCCGCACAGATTACGGCAAAGATGGTCATGGCCTCGGCCGCACGGTTAATTGAGGTTCTCCATTTCTGGCGGAACAACAACAATACTGCTGAGATCAGGGTACCGGCGTGTCCGATACCTACCCACCAAACGAAGTTGGTGATATCCCAGGCCCAACCAACTGTCTTGTTCAGTCCCCACATTCCGATACCGTCCCAAAGGGTACGGTACACAAAATAGGAGCCGAAAAGCAGCAAAGAGATGGAGGCTACCATGGCCACCATCCACGATTTCGTCGGGGCTTGTTCCACACGCGAGCAAACGTCTTCGGTTACGTCGTGGATGGTTTTTCCACCGGTAACTAAGGGCTCGCGAACAGGTGATGTTACTTGCATATCTAAAATATTTTTAAGCCTGAACTACTTCTTTTTTGTCTTTATTTCGGATTTTGGTCATGTAGAACACGTTCGGCAATACATTAATCTCTTCCAAGACATTGTATGCACGCTCTTCGCCTACCTCAACAATCGTTTCCACCTTATCCGTACGCTCTTTCTTCAATTTCAAAGTTTTTGAAATCTGCGAGTTTGGATCATTGATATCACCAAACACAATCGCCCCAGCCGAACAAGCCGCTGCACAGGCAGTGGTTACTTCTCCGTCTTCAATGCGGCGACCTTCTGCTTTGGCACTCAGTTTACCTGCCTGAATACGCTGCACACAGAAAGAACATTTTTCCATTACACCACGCGAGCGAACGGTAACATCCGGGTTCAATACCATTTTACCCAAATCGTTATTCATCGACAAGTTCTTATCGAACTGCGTGTTGTCGTGGTATTTAAACCAGTTGAATCGACGTACTTTGTACGGACAGTTGTTCGCACAGTAACGCGTACCGATACAACGGTTGTAAGTCATCTGGTTCAGACCTTCCGAAGAGTGTGTTGTTGCAGCCACCGGACAAACCGTCTCACAAGGAGCGTTATTACAGTGCTGGCACATCATAGGCTGGAATGTAACCTCTGGGTTATCAGAAGCCTCCTCAAGTCCTTTATGGTCTGATGGGTCCGCATCAGAAGAATAGTAACGGTCGATACGCAACCAGTGCATTTCACGACGCATCAATACTTCTTCTTTACCCACAACAGGCACGTTGTTTTCTACATTACAAGAAACCACACAAGTACCACAACCATTACAGGCGTTCATGTCAATGGCCATCACCCAGTGGTGATTTTCATATTTATGACCGTTCCAAAGCGTTACTGCATTTGGTTTTACTTTACCGTCCACAGTGGTAATTTCAGGACTCACACGACCCGCTGAAGCATCTTTTTGATACTCGGCCAAAGTTGTTTCCTGAATCACATTATGGCGATTCATGTAAGTATGGTGCGTCTGGGTTTGTGCAATGCGGTACTTCTCACCGGTTGGCTTCAAAGAAACCCCTTTGGTGATATAGTAATTGGCAAAGCCGTTAACCATCGTTACCAATGGGTTGGCATCAACACCTACACCGTCAGCCACACGGCCGGCAGCGGTACGTCCGTAACCCAATGCCAAACCGATCGACCCTTTGGCCTGACCTGGCTGCACCATTACAGGCACGTTCATTTTCTGACCACCAACCGTCAGTTCCACCATCTGAGAATCTCCCTCAAACATTTCAATGCCGAATTCCTTCGCCATCGCCTGTGAAACCGTCACGTAGTTGTCCCAAGTCGATTTCGTTACCGCATCAGGAAGCTCCTGCAACCAAGGGTTGTTGGCCTGAACACCAGTACCGATACCGAATTTGGTATAGATCGCCAATTCAACCGCTGCAGGTTTGTAAGTAGCGGCCACTTTCTTGGCGCACACTACTGGGTTTCCTGTAAACGGAATGGCTTCGGCAGCATTTTTACCTTTAGCAGGCTCAAATACACCGTCGTATAATGTTTTATCCCAGAACATCTGGAAGTCCGCCTGCTCCGATTGCATCGGGAACAAAGTCGCTTTCCAGTTATTTTGAAGATAAGTGTAA is a window from the Persicobacter psychrovividus genome containing:
- a CDS encoding quinol:cytochrome C oxidoreductase, which codes for MTEKFDFSAAVKKPLIGVAIAGILFLIIGFAMGIMGGGHHDAHADHAPKVEQTAGHDAHGAHADASHGDEHAAGGHHEEFSWTKRVKASLWHNAVFFLGIAAAGILFFAVQYAAQAGWSAPVQRIPLAMGNWLPIGAILLVIISVVANHDLFHWTHEYLYVKGTPEYDPILDGKKVFLNFPFFVVRMVLYVALWIVMFFQLKKNALAEDANGGDQYWFKGRKLSAIYIIIFAVTGVTASWDWLMSIDPHWFSTLYGWYVIASWWVTGLAFICMSVVLLKENGYLKEVNSNHIHDLGKYVFAFSVFWCYLWFSQFLLIYYANIPEETIYYVQRLQSGPYKPLFFINIAINFIFPFFFLMTRDAKRHGLFLKIACPAVIAGHWLDFYLMVAPGILKGNGGLTFIDLGFFLVFGVAFIWVFLTNLAKHPLVAPNHPMMEEAKHHHI
- a CDS encoding cytochrome c codes for the protein MRFSWNTLWMSALAATAMFGCTMADGDNQGVEYAPNMYHSVAYEPLKQIDNKEAGSWLSTREDGLGEFFNSNVNNPNNMNMREPVAGTVKRDENGLLPYRLPADSLEYAGKVVTNPFEKTEAMVENGRALYNKFCVQCHGGAGQGDGKVGKVFKGVPSYSKGRVAEVSEGHIFHVITHGKGRMGAHASQLNQKERWEIVTYVQQLQKQ
- a CDS encoding DUF3341 domain-containing protein — its product is MSAPKNYLIGIYDDEDVLLHGVKKVRDNNVKIYEVFTPFPVHGLEHALGYERSRLPIAAFLFGGLGTTLALLMMTYMMGIDWPMIIGGKDHIAFPDFIPVTFELTVLLAAFGMVGTFFVMVGLKPYATAEVYDVRQTDDKHVMIVDLDKNKMDEEVLRQIIKDSGASEVNDSNRGLNNEKQQEEYAV
- the nrfD gene encoding NrfD/PsrC family molybdoenzyme membrane anchor subunit — its product is MQVTSPVREPLVTGGKTIHDVTEDVCSRVEQAPTKSWMVAMVASISLLLFGSYFVYRTLWDGIGMWGLNKTVGWAWDITNFVWWVGIGHAGTLISAVLLLFRQKWRTSINRAAEAMTIFAVICAAMFPLVHMGRVWIGFLWALPLPNTFGSLWVNFNSPLLWDVFAISTYFSVSLVFWYIGLIPDFGTIRDRAKNPISKAIYGALSMGWSGSAKAWMHYEAVSLILAGLATPLVLSVHTIVSFDFATSVIPGWHTTIFPPYFVAGAIFSGFAMVLTLMLVTRKVYKLEDYITMTHIEYMNYVIITTGSIVGCAYITEFFVAWYSGVEAEQYAFINRMTGPYWWAYWSMMACNVISPQAFWFKRVRRSLKLTFILSIIVNIGMWFERFVIIVTSLHRDFLPSSWAMFYPTRYDVGFYLFTFGLFFTLFFAFAKFFPVINMAEVKSVLKSSSGEIADKK
- a CDS encoding TAT-variant-translocated molybdopterin oxidoreductase, with product MEKTNKRYWKGIEELKNDPEFVKHADKEFSEYLPINESKRAGDEGGPSRRDFLKMMGFSVTAAALAACEAPVRKAIPYLNKPVDVDPGKANYYASTYMLGGDYASVVVKTREGRPIKLAGNKLSSVTLGGVNAQVESSVLSLYDKHRFTAPQKGGQQVSWADLDKEVTAGLEKIASQGGKIALVSHSIISPTTKKVLNAFAAKYGNVEMVSYDPVSVAAIAQANEWSFGRKVVPSYDFSKAEVIVSFDADFMNNWVNPIAHSAQYAATKKVTKEDRNMSRHYQVEANLSMTGANADYRSAVQPSMIPVAVVNLYNAIAKKANRPAVSAGKANVSYFDKMAKDLWAAKGKSLVVAGVNDPYVQVLVNGINEMLGNYTTTINLNQPNLTRQGDDMAFGAFVKGLNGGQYKGVFFLNCNPVYDHAQGAAIKAGLKKASLTVSTSDRKDETTEAVTYVAPDHHFLEQWNDAEPVPNFYSLAQPTISPLFATRQMPESFLAWAGEKTDYYTYLQNNWKATLFPMQSEQADFQMFWDKTLYDGVFEPAKGKNAAEAIPFTGNPVVCAKKVAATYKPAAVELAIYTKFGIGTGVQANNPWLQELPDAVTKSTWDNYVTVSQAMAKEFGIEMFEGDSQMVELTVGGQKMNVPVMVQPGQAKGSIGLALGYGRTAAGRVADGVGVDANPLVTMVNGFANYYITKGVSLKPTGEKYRIAQTQTHHTYMNRHNVIQETTLAEYQKDASAGRVSPEITTVDGKVKPNAVTLWNGHKYENHHWVMAIDMNACNGCGTCVVSCNVENNVPVVGKEEVLMRREMHWLRIDRYYSSDADPSDHKGLEEASDNPEVTFQPMMCQHCNNAPCETVCPVAATTHSSEGLNQMTYNRCIGTRYCANNCPYKVRRFNWFKYHDNTQFDKNLSMNNDLGKMVLNPDVTVRSRGVMEKCSFCVQRIQAGKLSAKAEGRRIEDGEVTTACAAACSAGAIVFGDINDPNSQISKTLKLKKERTDKVETIVEVGEERAYNVLEEINVLPNVFYMTKIRNKDKKEVVQA